In Brachypodium distachyon strain Bd21 chromosome 2, Brachypodium_distachyon_v3.0, whole genome shotgun sequence, one genomic interval encodes:
- the LOC100835619 gene encoding polygalacturonase isoform X1 produces the protein MVVKAPLLSLLVNLHAALLFLPAPGSAQVYDVTRYGARPDGVTDSAVPFLRAWADACRSPGLGPATVHVPPGVFLLGRSTTFSGPCKARSIAFSIAGTLLAPAGYGWDSAGPGRWITFESVDRLTVSGGTLDARGASLWACKKQQQLLHPLLHCPSGASSLTISNSKGVLVEGVRSVNSELFHVVVLQSHGVTLRRVAVEAPGDSPNTDGIHVHMSSHVSVYDANIRTGDDCVSIGPGNSHLWVERVACGPGHGISIGSLGKEQGMAVEAVQNVTVKTTWFTGTTNGLRIKTWGSSKRGFVSGVDFIDSTMTGVQNPIIIDQNYCPDKNGCGTHKSSSIKVSDVKYVGIRGWSATPVAVNFDCSKSNPCRGISLQDVMLTYNQSPMVGGAAKSSCRNAQGSTLGLVVPPSCL, from the exons ATGGTGGTGAAGGCGCCCCTGCTGAGCCTGCTAGTGAACCTCCATGCGGCGCTCCTGTTCCTGCCTGCGCCGGGATCGGCGCAAGTGTACGACGTGACGCGCTACGGAGCGCGGCCGGACGGCGTGACGGACTCGGCGGTGCCGTTCCTGCGCGCGTGGGCCGACGCGTGCCGCTCTCCGGGCCTGGGCCCGGCCACGGTCCACGTGCCGCCCGGCGTGTTCCTGCTCGGGCGGAGCACCACCTTCTCCGGCCCGTGCAAGGCCCGGTCCATCGCCTTCAGCATCGCCGGCACGCTGCTCGCCCCCGCGGGCTACGGCTGGGACTCGGCCGGCCCCGGGCGCTGGATCACCTTCGAGTCCGTCGACCGCCTCACCGTCTCCGGCGGCACCCTCGACGCCCGCGGCGCCTCCCTGTGGGCCtgcaagaagcagcagcagctcttGCACCCCCTCCTCCACTGCCCCTCCGGCGCCTCG TCGTTGACGATCTCGAACTCGAAGGGGGTGCTGGTGGAAGGGGTTCGGTCGGTGAACAGCGAGCTGTTCCACGTGGTGGTGCTGCAGAGCCACGGCGTGACgctgcggcgggtggcggtggaggcgccCGGGGACAGCCCCAACACGGACGGGATACACGTCCACATGTCCAGCCACGTGTCCGTGTACGACGCCAACATCCGCACCGGCGACGACTGCGTCTCCATCGGCCCCGGCAACTCCCACCTCTGGGTCGAGCGCGTCGCCTGCGGCCCAGGCCACGGCATCAG CATCGGGAGCCTGGGCAAGGAGCAAGGGATGGCCGTGGAGGCGGTGCAGAACGTGACGGTGAAGACGACGTGGTTCACCGGCACCACCAACGGGCTGAGGATCAAGACGTGGGGGAGCTCCAAGCGCGGCTTCGTCTCCGGCGTCGACTTCATCGACTCCACCATGACCGGTGTCCAGAACCCCATCATCATCGACCAGAACTACTGCCCCGACAAAAATGGCTGCGGCACCCATAAG AGTTCGAGTATCAAGGTCAGCGATGTGAAGTACGTCGGGATCCGGGGGTGGTCGGCGACGCCGGTGGCGGTGAACTTCGACTGCAGCAAGAGCAACCCGTGCCGAGGGATCAGCCTGCAGGACGTGATGCTGACGTATAACCAGAGTCCCATGGTGGGGGGCGCCGCCAAGTCGTCCTGCCGGAACGCTCAGGGGAGCACGCTCGGGCTCGTCGTGCCCCCGAGCTGCCTCTGA
- the LOC100836233 gene encoding integrin-linked protein kinase 1 — protein MESGMRVALQRQVSAGSSARRQHGGGELRRQASSSTLESSPRTGRAAAASRFLFGRQSSMDPNRRRGRSQSPVRADNQQLPADLAVPDNLDATMQLLFLACQGDARGVEQLLHGGVDVNSINLDGRTALHIAACEGHRDVVRVLLDFQANIDARDRWGSTAVADSKCYGHTEIYNLLKSHGAKIPRNRRTPMMVSTPGEIPEYELNPGELQFRKGDEVLTGTYQVAKWNGTKVSVKILDRESYCDQEAINSFRHELTVFEKVRHPNVVQFVGAVTQNIPMMIVSEYHANADLASYIQRKGRLHAQKVLRYALDIARGMTYLHQCKPDPIIHCDLKPKNIFLDNGGQMKVGGFGLTRLLKIAPDKVKLANHEALVDTFSYYTAPELHRNELFDSSVDAYAFGFILFEMVEGLPHANGKASEESSHMQPRYDGMRPSLKNKLKGYPADFKALIEECWDTHTMARPTFSEIIIRLDKVYAHCAKQGTWKESLKIWK, from the exons ATGGAGAGCGGGATGAGGGTGGCGCTGCAGCGGCAGGTGTCGGCGGGCTCCTCGGCCCGGcggcagcacggcggcggggagctgcGGCGTCAGGCATCGTCTTCCACGCTGGAGTCGTCCCCGCGCACGGgccgcgccgcggccgcgtccCGGTTCCTGTTCGGGCGGCAGTCGTCCATGGACCCGAACCGGCGCCGCGGGCGGAGCCAGAGCCCCGTCCGCGCGGACAACCAGCAGCTGCCGGCGGACCTGGCCGTGCCGGACAACCTGGACGCCACCATGCAGCTGCTCTTCCTGGCGTGCCAGGGCGACGCCCGGGGCGTCGAGCAGCTGCTCCACGGCGGCGTCGACGTCAACAGCATCAACCTCGACGGCCGCACCGCGCTCCACATCGCCGCCTGCGAGGGCCACCGCGACGTCGTGAGAGTGCTCCTCGACTTCCAGGCCAACATCGACGCCCGCGACCGCTGGGGCAGCACG GCTGTGGCTGATTCCAAGTGCTACGGCCACACGGAGATCTACAATCTTCTCAAATCTCACGGTGCAAAGATCCCG AGGAACCGGAGGACGCCGATGATGGTATCGACGCCCGGGGAGATACCGGAGTACGAGTTGAACCCCGGCGAGCTCCAGTTCCGGAAAGGGGACGAAGTTCTCACG GGCACGTACCAAGTTGCCAAGTGGAACGGCACCAAGGTTTCCGTAAAAATACTCGACAGAGAAAGCTACTGCGATCAAGAAGCCAT AAACTCTTTCAGGCACGAGCTGACGGTGTTCGAGAAGGTCCGGCACCCGAATGTCGTGCAGTTCGTCGGAGCCGTCACACAGAACATACCTATGATGATTGTTTCTGAATACCATGCTAAT GCTGATTTGGCGAGCTATATTCAGAGGAAAGGAAGGTTACATGCTCAGAAGGTGCTAAGATATGCCCTTGACATTGCCAG GGGCATGACTTATCTACATCAGTGCAAACCAGACCCCATTATCCACTGCGACTTGAAGCCAAA AAATATCTTCCTGGATAATGGAGGCCAAATGAAGGTCGGGGGATTCGGCCTGACGAGATTGTTGAAGATCGCTCCTGACAAGGTGAAATTGGCGAACCACGAGGCCCTTGTCGACACCTTCA GTTACTACACCGCTCCTGAGCTCCACAGGAACGAACTATTCGATTCAAGCGTCGACGCGTACGCCTTCGGGTTCATCCTTTTCGAG ATGGTTGAAGGATTACCTCATGCTAACGGGAAGGCGTCGGAGGAATCGAGCCACATGCAGCCTCGATACGACGGGATGCGGCCATCGCTGAAGAACAAGCTCAAGGGTTATCCTGCAGACTTCAAAGC GCTGATCGAGGAATGCTGGGACACACACACCATGGCTAGGCCGACATTCTCGGAGATCATCATCCGGCTCGACAAGGTCTACGCCCACTGCGCCAAGCAAGGGACCTGGAAGGAGTCGCTGAAGATCTG GAAATGA
- the LOC100835003 gene encoding beta-hexosaminidase 3 has protein sequence MAQALRPLLVLLAIGSCIAADHIDLWPMPKSVTHGAQRLYVSKDATMSMVGSTYSDEKAILKDAFQRMLDLMKLNHNADDTNRSSFVLTGVNMVVHSPEDELSFGVDESYNLTVPTIGDPLHAQVEAQTVYGALHALQTFGQLCYFDFTSRLIELNSAPWMITDAPRFPYRGLLIDTSRHYLPLTTIKGVIDAMTYSKLNVLHWHIIDEQSFPIEIPSYPKLWNGSYSYSERYTMSDAVDIVRYAEKRGVNVLAEIDVPGHALSWGVGYPSLWPSDSCKEALDVSNNFTFEVIDGILSDFSKVFKFKFVHLGGDEVNTSCWTKTPHIKEWLNNNHMNASDAYRYFVLRSQKIAIAHGYDVINWEETFNDFGEKLDRKTIVHNWLGGKVAPKVVAAGLRCIVSNQDKWYLDHLDATWEGFYMNEPLKGIDNPEQQRLVIGGEVCMWGEQIDASDIEQTIWPRAAAAAERLWTPIEKLAEDPRSATSRLSRFRCLLNQRGVAAAPLAGDGRTAPYEPGPCVRQ, from the exons ATGGCCCAAGCTCTGCGGCCCCTCCTTGTGTTGCTGGCAATTGGATCCTGCATAGCTGCTGATCACATCGACTTGTGGCCGATGCCAAAGTCGGTGACCCATGGAGCACAGAGGCTCTACGTCAGCAAAGATGCCACAATGTCCATGGTGGGAAGCACGTATTCTGATGAGAAGGCAATCTTGAAGGACGCCTTCCAGAGAATGCTTGATTTAATGAAACTGAACCACAATGCAGACGATACAAACCGAAGTTCTTTTGTGCTCACTGGTGTTAATATGGTTGTTCATTCACCAGAGGATGAG CTAAGCTTCGGGGTAGATGAGTCATACAACTTAACTGTTCCTACAATTGGAGATCCATTGCATGCACAGGTTGAG GCTCAAACAGTTTATGGAGCACTTCATGCCTTACAG ACCTTTGGTCAACTGTGTTATTTTGATTTCACGTCAAGGCTTATTGAACTCAACTCAGCTCCGTGGATGATTACTGATGCACCAAGATTTCCTTACCGGGGCCTTCTTATTG ATACCTCAAGGCATTATCTTCCTCTTACGACAATTAAAGGAGTGATTGATGCAATGACATACAGTAAATTG AACGTTCTCCATTGGCATATCATAGACGAGCAGTCATTTCCTATTGAAATACCTTCATACCCAAAACTGTGGAATGGTTCATATTCTTATTCGGAGAGATACACAATGTCTGATGCAGTCGACATTGTAAG ATATGCTGAAAAGCGAGGTGTAAATGTGTTGGCTGAGATTGACGTTCCTGGCCATGCTCTATCATG GGGTGTTGGTTACCCATCATTGTGGCCATCAGATAGCTGCAAAGAAGCACTTGATGTCAGTAACAACTTTACCTTCGAAGTTATTGATGGTATTCTTTCAG ATTTTAGCAAGGTGTTTAAGTTCAAGTTTGTCCACTTAGGAGGTGATGAAGTCAACACAA GCTGCTGGACCAAAACACCCCACATTAAGGAATG GTTGAATAATAACCACATGAATGCATCAGATGCATACAGATATTTCGTATTAAGATCCCAAAAGATAGCGATAGCACATGGTTACGACGTCATTAACTG GGAAGAAACGTTTAACGACTTCGGAGAAAAATTGGACCGTAAAACCATTGTGCATAACTG GCTTGGAGGGAAGGTAGCACCAAAAGTGGTTGCTGCAGGGCTGAGATGCATAGTAAGCAACCAGGATAAGTGGTACCTAGATCACTTGGATGCCACATGGGAAGGATTTTACATGAATGAACCCCTCAAAGGTATCGACAACCCAGAACAGCAGCGCTTGGTTATTGGTGGTGAGGTTTGCATGTGGGGAGAGCAGATTGATGCATCGGATATTGAACAAACTATTTGGCCacgagctgcagcagctgcag AGAGATTGTGGACTCCAATTGAGAAGCTTGCAGAAGACCCAAGGTCGGCCACATCAAGACTGTCACGCTTCAGGTGTTTGCTGAATCAGAGAGGTGTAGCTGCTGCACCACTAGCTGGCGATGGTCGTACAGCACCATACGAACCTGGCCCCTGTGTAAGGCAATAG
- the LOC112271026 gene encoding uncharacterized protein LOC112271026 produces the protein MVDKVANKFQTWSAPMLTLGGWLTLVRSTLLAMPVYAMMFLDLPMKTIAGIEKICRGFLWKGRKDVRGGHCLVAWKDVCCLREIVGLGIPNLKLLNLALRTRWGWLCRADPTRPWAEFNIQIPEHARALCEAAIEVARGNGEALHFWYDPWLSEGSSLADLAPTLVSEISGRAFRLSVAEALHANGWLRAIHLELSFQALVDLLVVHDRVAEVILSDDDDRFRWKWSDNGAHTASSAYAAFFRGRVLATGATEVWFSKAPTKCKTFMWLVLKNRCWTADRLSKRGLPHPARCPLCDQSDKTIDHLLLGCVVAREVWSTSLRGWNRLCWLPTPQASLAEWWTSLVVQGKKEKRNLNTSITLICWCLWKHRNSVVFDAASPSA, from the coding sequence ATGGTGGACAAGGTGGCGAATAAGTTCCAGACATGGTCCGCCCCTATGCTTACTCTTGGGGGATGGCTCACCCTTGTTAGATCGACCCTCTTAGCTATGCCGGTCTATGCCATGATGTTTCTCGACCTTCCTATGAAGACCATTGCGGGCATAGAGAAGATCTGCCGTGGGTTCTTGTGGAAAGGCAGAAAAGACGTCCGTGGAGGACACTGCTTAGTGGCATGGAAAGATGTTTGCTGCCTTCGCGAGATTGTTGGTTTAGGCATCCCCAATCTGAAGCTGCTCAATCTTGCACTCAGAACACGATGGGGGTGGCTATGTCGTGCGGACCCGACGCGCCCATGGGCTGAATTCAACATCCAAATCCCGGAACACGCCAGAGCACTTTGTGAGGCGGCGATTGAGGTGGCCAGGGGGAACGGTGAAGCCCTACATTTTTGGTATGATCCTTGGCTATCGGAGGGGAGTTCGCTTGCGGATTTGGCGCCTACGCTGGTATCGGAGATCTCAGGTAGGGCATTCAGGCTTTCTGTGGCCGAGGCTTTGCATGCCAATGGTTGGCTTCGGGCCATCCACCTGGAGCTCTCCTTTCAGGCGCTTGTGGATCTTCTGGTGGTTCATGACCGCGTGGCTGAGGTGATTCTTTCAGACGATGATGATCGTTTCCGTTGGAAATGGAGCGACAATGGGGCCCACACGGCCTCGTCTGCGTACGCGGCTTTCTTCCGGGGTCGTGTGCTTGCTACGGGGGCTACTGAGGTCTGGTTCTCCAAGGCGCCAACTAAGTGCAAGACCTTCATGTGGTTGGTTCTAAAAAATAGATGTTGGACGGCGGATAGGCTTTCGAAGCGGGGTTTGCCCCACCCGGCACGCTGCCCTTTGTGTGATCAAAGCGATAAGACCAttgaccatcttcttcttggttgCGTCGTGGCTCGGGAAGTGTGGTCGACCTCGCTACGGGGCTGGAACAGGCTTTGCTGGCTCCCTACTCCGCAAGCCTCTCTTGCCGAATGGTGGACGAGCCTTGTGGTGCAAGgcaagaaagagaagaggaaccTCAACACTAGCATTACTCTCATCTGCTGGTGCCTCTGGAAGCACAGGAACTCGGTGGTGTTCGATGCAGCGTCTCCGAGTGCTTGA
- the LOC104582917 gene encoding probable inactive receptor kinase At1g27190: protein MHGFTELTVWLLLLSSSASYLGHATVLDDFPDFRCLKELKRSLIDPNGRLESSWNFTDADTPGPPGRICRFAGVVCKYGDTVFGLSLGNLGLQGPFPRGLEHCSSMNSLDLSGNDLSGPLPEQIKDRMPPFLNVLDLSNNSFSGGIPAGIGEMSYLRELYLQHNQLDGRIPGQLIKISWLRSFSVAGNSLSGPIPGSLQLYPCANFTGNLGLWGAPLDRECGKRPTSRNRIDDSSSVGAAVGFVVGFVVAFYFSHWFICCGRFRPYIVPVCTARDASLSSVGLSLQ, encoded by the coding sequence ATGCATGGCTTCACGGAGCTGACCGTCTGGCTGCTGCTCTTGAGCAGCTCGGCATCCTACTTGGGTCATGCCACTGTACTTGACGATTTTCCTGACTTCCGATGCTTGAAGGAGCTCAAACGATCGTTGATTGATCCTAACGGCAGGCTCGAATCCTCGTGGAATTTTACTGACGCCGACACTCCCGGACCTCCCGGTCGCATATGCCGATTCGCCGGCGTGGTATGCAAATATGGGGACACGGTTTTCGGTTTGTCTCTAGGTAATCTTGGTCTCCAAGGTCCCTTCCCTCGAGGCCTTGAGCATTGCAGTTCCATGAACTCTCTGGACCTGTCAGGCAACGATCTTTCTGGGCCTCTCCCAGAACAGATCAAAGACCGGATGCCCCCCTTCTTGAATGTTCTGGACCTGTCGAACAACAGCTTCTCAGGTGGAATCCCCGCCGGCATCGGAGAAATGAGCTACCTGAGGGAGCTCTACCTTCAGCATAATCAGTTGGACGGCCGGATTCCGGGGCAGCTGATCAAGATTTCATGGCTGCGTTCATTCAGCGTCGCGGGCAACTCGTTGTCGGGTCCGATCCCGGGCTCTCTACAGCTCTATCCGTGCGCCAACTTCACGGGCAACCTGGGGCTCTGGGGAGCGCCGCTGGACCGGGAGTGCGGGAAGCGACCGACCAGCCGGAACAGGATCGACGATTCGTCCAGCGTCGGTGCAGCGGTTGGGTTCGTCGTGGGGTTCGTGGTGGCCTTCTACTTCTCTCATTGGTTCATCTGCTGCGGGAGGTTCCGGCCCTACATCGTCCCTGTGTGCACTGCACGTGATGCATCTCTTTCTTCTGTCGGACTCTCTTTGCAGTGA
- the LOC100835619 gene encoding 2-alkenal reductase (NADP(+)-dependent) isoform X2: MVVKAPLLSLLVNLHAALLFLPAPGSAQVYDVTRYGARPDGVTDSAVPFLRAWADACRSPGLGPATVHVPPGVFLLGRSTTFSGPCKARSIAFSIAGTLLAPAGYGWDSAGPGRWITFESVDRLTVSGGTLDARGASLWACKKQQQLLHPLLHCPSGASSLTISNSKGVLVEGVRSVNSELFHVVVLQSHGVTLRRVAVEAPGDSPNTDGIHVHMSSHVSVYDANIRTGDDCVSIGPGNSHLWVERVACGPGHGIRHVPAGTLRGARSGSSCPRAASEQAEPPAAAAVARNRKVVLREYISRAPREDDMALVDDGGTVALRVPPGGADPAVLVKNLYLSCDPYMRGRMRDFHHSYIPPFKPGSVIQGLGVARVVDSTHPGFSAGDIVSGMTGWEEYSLIDKPGQLNKIQQSDIPLSYHLGLLGMPGFTAYVGFYEVCSPKKGDFVFVSAASGAVGQIVGQLAKLHGCYVVGSAGTNQKVELLKDKFGFDAAFNYKEEPDLMAALKRYFPEGIDIYFENVGGPMLDAVLLNMRTHGRIAVCGMISQHGMTDPVGIHNLFCLVSKRIRMQGFIQSDYLHLFPKFLDDMAKHYRDGKIVYVEDMSIGLENAAAAFVGLFSGKNVGKQVVCVSQE; encoded by the exons ATGGTGGTGAAGGCGCCCCTGCTGAGCCTGCTAGTGAACCTCCATGCGGCGCTCCTGTTCCTGCCTGCGCCGGGATCGGCGCAAGTGTACGACGTGACGCGCTACGGAGCGCGGCCGGACGGCGTGACGGACTCGGCGGTGCCGTTCCTGCGCGCGTGGGCCGACGCGTGCCGCTCTCCGGGCCTGGGCCCGGCCACGGTCCACGTGCCGCCCGGCGTGTTCCTGCTCGGGCGGAGCACCACCTTCTCCGGCCCGTGCAAGGCCCGGTCCATCGCCTTCAGCATCGCCGGCACGCTGCTCGCCCCCGCGGGCTACGGCTGGGACTCGGCCGGCCCCGGGCGCTGGATCACCTTCGAGTCCGTCGACCGCCTCACCGTCTCCGGCGGCACCCTCGACGCCCGCGGCGCCTCCCTGTGGGCCtgcaagaagcagcagcagctcttGCACCCCCTCCTCCACTGCCCCTCCGGCGCCTCG TCGTTGACGATCTCGAACTCGAAGGGGGTGCTGGTGGAAGGGGTTCGGTCGGTGAACAGCGAGCTGTTCCACGTGGTGGTGCTGCAGAGCCACGGCGTGACgctgcggcgggtggcggtggaggcgccCGGGGACAGCCCCAACACGGACGGGATACACGTCCACATGTCCAGCCACGTGTCCGTGTACGACGCCAACATCCGCACCGGCGACGACTGCGTCTCCATCGGCCCCGGCAACTCCCACCTCTGGGTCGAGCGCGTCGCCTGCGGCCCAGGCCACGGCATCAGGCACGT TCCTGCCGGAACGCTCAGGGGAGCACGCTCGGGCTCGTCGTGCCCCCGAGCTGCCTCTGAG CAAGCggagccgccggcggcggcggctgtggcGAGGAACAGGAAGGTGGTGCTGCGGGAGTACATCAGCCGGGCGCCGCGGGAGGACGATATGGCGctcgtcgacgacggcggcacCGTGGCGCTGCGCGTCCCCCCCGGGGGAGCCGACCCGGCGGTGCTGGTGAAGAACCTCTACCTCTCCTGCGACCCCTACATGCGCGGCCGGATGCGGGACTTCCACCACTCCTACATCCCCCCGTTCAAGCCAGGATCG GTTATACAAGGTTTGGGGGTGGCGAGAGTGGTGGATTCCACTCATCCGGGGTTCAGTGCGGGTGACATTGTTTCGGGAATGACTGGTTGGGAGGAATACAGCCTGATTGACAAGCCTGGCCAGCTGAATAAGATTCAGCAAAGTGACATACCACTCTCTTATCATTTGGGGCTTCTCG GCATGCCTGGTTTTACAGCTTATGTTGGATTCTATGAGGTCTGCTCACCGAAGAAAGGAGACTTTGTCTTTGTTTCTGCTGCATCAGGAGCAGTTGGTCAGATTGTTGGCCAACTTGCAAAACTCCATGGCTGCTATGTTGTTGGAAGTGCCGGAACAAACCAGAAA GTTGAGCTCCTAAAAGATAAGTTTGGATTTGATGCAGCTTTTAATTACAAAGAGGAGCCTGATTTGATGGCGGCCTTAAAAAG GTACTTTCCTGAAGGTATTGACATCTACTTTGAGAACGTAGGTGGACCAATGCTAGATGCTGTACTCCTCAACATGCGGACGCATGGTCGCATTGCGGTATGCGGTATGATATCCCAGCATGGAATGACTGATCCTGTAGGGATCCACAACCTCTTTTGCCTGGTATCGAAACGGATAAGGATGCAGGGCTTCATCCAGAGTGATTACCTACACTTATTCCCAAAGTTCCTTGATGACATGGCCAAGCATTACAGGGATGGCAAGATCGTGTATGTAGAAGACATGAGCATCGGTCTGGAGAATGCAGCTGCTGCCTTTGTTGGTCTATTCAGTGGTAAAAATGTTGGCAAACAAGTCGTGTGCGTGTCACAAGAGTGA